Part of the Sphingomonadaceae bacterium OTU29LAMAA1 genome, CGGCACAAGTGCGGGTACGAGTCGCGCGGCGTCGGCCGGATCGATGCCGGGCCGAACGCCAGCTGGAATCGTCTCTTCCCCGCGTGCCGCCCGACCTGCCCGCTGGATCGCCTCGACCATCCGCGGATAGATACCGCAGCGGCAGATGTTGCGGATCGACGAGCGGATATCGGCCTCGGACGGGTCGGGATTGCGCTTCAGCAGGACGGCCGCCGCCATTACGATGCCGGGGATACAGAACCCGCATTGCGGCACGTTCGCTGCGATGAATGCGAGTTGCAGCGGATGGTTGCGTTCGCGCGACAGCCCCTCGATCGTGGTGACGTAACTACCCTCGACGCTGCCGATCGGTGTCTGGCACGACAGGCGGGCGTGGCCGTCGATCTCCACGATGCAGGCGCCGCAATGGCCGGTGCCGCAACCATATTTGGTGCCTGTCAGGTTGGATGCGTCGCGTAATGCCCATAGCAGCGGCGTGGCGGGATCCAGCCGGTATTCGACGGGCTGGTTGTTGACCGTAAGGCGCGACATGATGCCTCTTAGGCGAAACGCGCCGTTTCGATCCAGACGATTGCGACGACGCTGCGATGATCCGACGTTGGCGGTCATGACGCTTCCTACGCTATTCGTGCCGCATGGCGGTGGCCCCTGTTTCTTCCTGGACCCCGCCGGCGGGCCGCCCGATCGGATGTGGCGGCCGATGCAGGCCTATCTTGCCGGTCTGATCGCAGGTCTGCCCGAACGACCGCGAGCGATCCTGATGATCTCGGGCCATTGGGAGGCGGCAGACCTGACCGTGCACGTCGGCGAGCGTCCCGACCTGCTGTTTGATTATCATGGCTTTCCCGAGCACACTTACCGGTTGCATTGGAATGCCCCTGGTGCGCCGGACGTCGCGCGCCGTGCAGCGCGGCTGCTGCAGGATGCCGGGCATCGCGTCGGCGAAGAGGCCGCGCGAGGCTGGGATCACGGCATCTTCATCCCGATGATGGTCGCAAATCCGGCAGCGGATGTTCCGTTGGTGCAGATGTCGCTGCGCGCCGACCTTGACCCCACCGCGCATATCGCCGTCGGTGCGGCACTGGCACCGCTCCGCGACGAGGGCGTGCTGATCGTCGGATCCGGCATGAGCTTCCACAACTTGCGTGCTCGGGGACCGCAAGTGACGCCGGTCGCCGCGGAATGGGACGCGGCACTGATAGCGGCCGTGACCGATGCGGACCCCGCGCGGCGCAGGACGCGCGTGGCGGCATGGGACCAGCTGCCCCACGCCCGTTTCGCGCATCCGGAGGCGGAGCATCTGCTGCCGCTGATGGTGGCGCTCGGGGCAGGCGGGGAC contains:
- a CDS encoding (2Fe-2S)-binding protein; translation: MSRLTVNNQPVEYRLDPATPLLWALRDASNLTGTKYGCGTGHCGACIVEIDGHARLSCQTPIGSVEGSYVTTIEGLSRERNHPLQLAFIAANVPQCGFCIPGIVMAAAVLLKRNPDPSEADIRSSIRNICRCGIYPRMVEAIQRAGRAARGEETIPAGVRPGIDPADAARLVPALVPPPRDKLSER
- a CDS encoding dioxygenase, yielding MTLPTLFVPHGGGPCFFLDPAGGPPDRMWRPMQAYLAGLIAGLPERPRAILMISGHWEAADLTVHVGERPDLLFDYHGFPEHTYRLHWNAPGAPDVARRAARLLQDAGHRVGEEAARGWDHGIFIPMMVANPAADVPLVQMSLRADLDPTAHIAVGAALAPLRDEGVLIVGSGMSFHNLRARGPQVTPVAAEWDAALIAAVTDADPARRRTRVAAWDQLPHARFAHPEAEHLLPLMVALGAGGDALAICDYRDVVMGWAVSGFRFG